From the Ascochyta rabiei chromosome 14, complete sequence genome, one window contains:
- a CDS encoding Diphthamide biosynthesis protein 4: MAYTKDYYHILGLRAPSPGSLSNRHPAAELRRAYRNALLAAHPDKKTATSKGSHSVDDVREAFRILQSAASRAQYDNWLLRNPHVLATESQGGDDGAGVHTSSQDFLLGLELLDLSDFEEHEVADEAEWTRACRCGDDKGFRIREDDLVDAEQRGEKEVLVGCGGCSLWVRVAFDVEEG, from the coding sequence ATGGCCTACACCAAAGACTACTACCACATCCTCGGCCTCCGTGCGCCCAGCCCAGGCTCTCTATCGAATCGACACCCCGCAGCCGAGCTGAGGCGGGCCTACAGAAATGCCCTGCTAGCCGCGCACCCAGACAAGAAGACCGCCACGAGCAAGGGCAGCCACAGCGTCGACGATGTGCGCGAAGCGTTCCGCATCCTCCAAAGCGCGGCCAGCAGGGCGCAGTACGACAACTGGCTCCTGCGAAACCCGCACGTTCTGGCCACCGAGTCGCAGGGCGGCGACGACGGTGCTGGGGTGCACACGTCCAGTCAGGACTTCCTACTCGGGCTCGAGTTGTTGGATTTGAGCGATTTCGAGGAGCACGAGGTGGCTGATGAGGCGGAGTGGACGAGGGCGTGTAGATGTGGGGATGACAAGGGGTTCAGGATACGGGAGGATGATCTCGTGGATGCGGAGCAGAGGGGGGAGAAGGAGGTGCTGGTAGGCTGCGGGGGGTGTAGTTTGTGGGTGCGGGTGGCGTTTGATGTCGAGGAGGGTTGA